A genomic segment from Nodularia sphaerocarpa UHCC 0038 encodes:
- the fusA gene encoding elongation factor G encodes MARTIPLERVRNIGIAAHIDAGKTTTTERILFYSGIIHKIGEVHEGTAVTDWMEQERERGITITAAAITTSWKDHQINIIDTPGHVDFTIEVERSMRVLDGVIAVFCSVGGVQPQSETVWRQADRYKVPRIAFINKMDRTGANFYRVHDQMCDRLRANAIAIQLPIGSETEFSGIVDLVRNRAYIYNNDEGTDIEETDIPAEMQEKVDEYRTKLIEAVAETSDVLMNKYFEGEELTEAEIRTALRKGTIAGKIVPVLCGSAFKNKGVQLMLDAVVDYLPAPTEVPAIQGTLPNGETVERKADDNEPLSALAFKIMADPYGRLTFVRVYSGVLKKGSYVLNATKNKKERISRLVILKADERMDVDEMRAGDLGAALGLKDTLTGDTITDEGSPVILESLFIPEPVISVAVEPKTKNDMDKLSKALQSLSEEDPTFRVHVDPETNQTVIAGMGELHLEILVDRMLREFKVEANVGAPQVAYRETIRKQVTKIEGKFIRQSGGKGQYGHVVINLEPGEPGTGFEFVSKIVGGTVPKEYISPAEQGMKESCESGVLAGYPLIDVKATLIDGSYHDVDSSEMAFKIAGSMAMKEAVLKASPVLLEPMMKVEVEVPENYLGDVMGDLNSRRGQIEGMGSDDGIAKVTAKVPLAEMFGYATDIRSKTQGRGIFSMEFSRYEEVPRNVAEAIIAKSKGNA; translated from the coding sequence GTGGCACGTACCATCCCGCTAGAGAGAGTACGCAATATCGGTATTGCGGCGCATATAGATGCGGGCAAGACAACGACAACCGAGAGAATATTGTTTTACTCTGGCATTATTCATAAAATTGGCGAAGTTCATGAAGGAACTGCCGTCACCGACTGGATGGAACAAGAGCGTGAGCGGGGAATTACCATCACCGCAGCAGCGATTACTACCAGTTGGAAAGATCATCAAATTAACATTATCGATACTCCAGGACACGTTGACTTCACAATTGAAGTAGAACGTTCCATGCGCGTTTTGGATGGCGTAATCGCAGTATTTTGTTCCGTAGGTGGGGTACAACCACAGTCGGAAACAGTGTGGCGACAAGCAGACCGCTACAAAGTACCTCGCATCGCCTTTATCAACAAAATGGACCGCACAGGCGCGAACTTCTATAGAGTTCACGATCAAATGTGCGATCGCCTGCGGGCTAATGCCATTGCCATTCAACTGCCAATTGGTAGTGAAACTGAATTTAGCGGCATCGTTGATCTGGTACGGAATCGTGCCTATATTTATAACAACGACGAAGGAACAGATATCGAAGAAACCGATATCCCCGCCGAAATGCAAGAAAAGGTAGACGAATACCGCACCAAGCTGATCGAAGCTGTGGCAGAAACCAGCGACGTTCTGATGAATAAGTACTTCGAGGGAGAAGAACTTACAGAAGCAGAAATCCGGACTGCCCTGCGGAAAGGTACAATTGCCGGTAAGATTGTCCCAGTACTTTGCGGCTCGGCATTTAAAAACAAAGGCGTGCAGTTGATGCTGGATGCAGTGGTAGATTATCTACCAGCACCAACTGAAGTACCAGCAATTCAAGGTACATTACCGAATGGTGAGACTGTTGAGCGCAAAGCTGATGACAATGAACCGCTATCAGCTCTAGCGTTCAAGATTATGGCTGATCCCTACGGTCGTCTTACCTTTGTTCGTGTTTATTCTGGTGTTCTGAAAAAAGGTAGCTACGTTCTCAACGCTACCAAGAACAAGAAAGAGCGCATTTCCCGTCTGGTGATTTTGAAAGCAGATGAACGCATGGACGTGGACGAAATGCGGGCGGGCGATTTGGGAGCAGCATTAGGATTAAAAGATACCTTGACAGGTGACACCATCACCGATGAGGGATCACCAGTAATTCTGGAATCTCTATTCATTCCTGAGCCTGTGATCTCGGTAGCGGTTGAACCCAAAACCAAGAATGACATGGACAAGCTCTCCAAAGCTCTGCAATCTCTTTCAGAAGAAGACCCCACCTTCCGCGTCCACGTTGATCCGGAAACGAATCAAACCGTGATAGCCGGAATGGGAGAGCTACACCTGGAAATTTTGGTAGACCGGATGTTACGAGAATTCAAAGTAGAAGCGAATGTCGGTGCGCCGCAAGTAGCTTACCGCGAAACAATTCGGAAACAAGTCACCAAAATTGAAGGGAAATTCATTCGTCAAAGTGGTGGTAAAGGTCAATACGGTCACGTTGTGATCAATTTGGAACCAGGCGAACCCGGTACCGGCTTTGAATTTGTTTCTAAGATTGTCGGTGGTACTGTACCTAAAGAGTACATTAGCCCCGCAGAACAAGGAATGAAAGAAAGCTGCGAATCAGGCGTATTAGCCGGATATCCATTGATTGACGTGAAAGCAACTTTGATTGATGGGTCATACCACGATGTAGACTCTTCAGAAATGGCTTTCAAAATTGCTGGCTCAATGGCAATGAAAGAGGCAGTATTGAAAGCTTCACCCGTACTTTTAGAACCTATGATGAAAGTTGAGGTGGAGGTTCCCGAAAACTACCTTGGGGATGTGATGGGCGACCTTAATTCCCGTCGTGGGCAAATTGAAGGTATGGGATCTGATGATGGAATTGCCAAAGTAACTGCTAAAGTCCCATTGGCAGAAATGTTTGGCTACGCTACTGATATCCGCTCGAAGACCCAAGGTCGGGGCATCTTCTCAATGGAATTTAGCCGCTACGAAGAAGTACCTCGCAACGTGGCTGAAGCAATCATAGCGAAAAGCAAAGGGAACGCTTAA
- the tuf gene encoding elongation factor Tu: MARAKFERTKPHVNIGTVGHVDHGKTTLTAAITMTLAALGQATGKGYDQIDNAPEEKARGITINTAHVEYETEGRHYAHVDCPGHADYVKNMITGAAQMDGGILVVSAADGPMPQTREHILLAKQVGVPSLVVFLNKEDMVDDAELLELVELEVRELLSSYDFPGDDIPIVTGSGLKALEAMTANPKTKKGEDPWVDKIYALMEAVDSYIPTPERAVDKPFLMAVEDVFSITGRGTVATGRIERGKVKVGENVELVGIRDTRNTTVTGIEMFKKSLEEGMAGDNAGVLLRGIQKADIERGMVIAKPGSITPHTQFEGEVYVLTEKEGGRKTPFFSGYRPQFYVRTTDVTGTITAFTSDDGSEAEMVMPGDRIKMTVELINAIAIEQGMRFAIREGGRTIGAGVVSKIVK, from the coding sequence ATGGCACGCGCAAAATTTGAAAGGACTAAACCCCACGTTAATATCGGTACAGTTGGCCACGTTGATCATGGTAAAACCACTTTAACAGCAGCCATTACCATGACTCTTGCCGCTTTGGGTCAAGCTACAGGTAAAGGCTACGACCAAATTGATAATGCCCCCGAAGAAAAGGCGCGGGGTATTACAATCAATACGGCTCACGTTGAGTATGAAACCGAAGGTCGGCACTATGCTCACGTAGATTGCCCAGGACACGCTGATTATGTAAAAAACATGATCACTGGTGCGGCTCAAATGGATGGTGGTATTCTCGTAGTTTCTGCTGCTGATGGCCCCATGCCCCAAACCCGTGAACATATCCTGCTGGCAAAGCAAGTAGGTGTTCCCAGTCTAGTTGTCTTCTTGAACAAGGAAGATATGGTAGACGACGCAGAATTACTAGAATTGGTGGAATTGGAAGTCCGTGAGCTATTATCTAGCTACGATTTTCCTGGTGACGACATTCCCATAGTCACAGGTTCCGGTTTGAAAGCACTAGAAGCAATGACTGCTAACCCCAAAACTAAAAAGGGTGAAGATCCGTGGGTAGACAAAATTTACGCCCTCATGGAAGCAGTAGATTCTTACATTCCTACTCCTGAGCGTGCTGTAGATAAGCCCTTCCTGATGGCTGTGGAAGACGTGTTCTCCATCACAGGTCGTGGTACTGTTGCCACAGGTCGGATTGAGCGTGGTAAGGTCAAAGTCGGCGAGAACGTTGAACTGGTGGGGATTAGAGATACTCGCAACACCACCGTTACTGGGATCGAGATGTTCAAGAAGAGTCTCGAAGAAGGTATGGCTGGAGATAACGCTGGTGTACTCCTACGCGGTATCCAGAAGGCTGATATTGAACGCGGTATGGTAATCGCCAAGCCCGGTTCTATTACTCCTCACACTCAATTTGAAGGTGAAGTGTACGTGCTGACAGAAAAAGAAGGCGGTCGCAAGACTCCATTTTTCTCTGGCTACCGTCCTCAGTTTTACGTGCGGACAACTGATGTAACCGGCACAATCACAGCCTTTACTTCCGATGATGGTAGTGAAGCAGAAATGGTGATGCCAGGCGATCGCATCAAAATGACAGTAGAACTGATCAACGCGATCGCGATTGAGCAAGGAATGCGCTTCGCTATTCGTGAAGGTGGCCGCACCATTGGTGCTGGTGTCGTCTCTAAAATTGTGAAGTAA
- a CDS encoding LON peptidase substrate-binding domain-containing protein: MTSSSKIAVRELPLFPLPEVVLFPTRPLPLHVFEFRYRIMMNTILESDRRFGVLMVDPVEGTIANVGCCAEIIHYQRMPDDRMKMLTLGQQRFRVLEYIREKPYRVGLVEWLEDQPPSKDLRPLATEVEQLLRDVVRLSAKLTEQNMELPEELPDLPTELSYWVASNLYGVASEQQALLETQDTVLRLEREAEILTTTRNHLAARAVLKDTFNNS; the protein is encoded by the coding sequence ATGACATCTTCTTCTAAAATTGCAGTTCGCGAACTACCTCTATTCCCGTTACCTGAAGTAGTTCTATTTCCCACTCGACCATTACCCCTACACGTCTTTGAATTTCGCTACCGAATCATGATGAACACGATTTTGGAAAGCGATCGCAGGTTCGGTGTGTTAATGGTCGATCCAGTTGAAGGTACAATTGCCAACGTTGGTTGCTGTGCAGAAATCATTCATTACCAACGAATGCCAGATGACCGGATGAAAATGTTGACTTTGGGACAGCAAAGATTTCGTGTCTTAGAGTATATTCGTGAAAAGCCGTATCGTGTGGGCTTGGTGGAGTGGTTAGAAGACCAGCCACCAAGCAAAGATTTACGTCCTTTGGCGACTGAGGTTGAACAACTGCTGCGTGATGTAGTGCGTCTCTCAGCCAAGTTAACTGAACAAAATATGGAATTACCAGAAGAATTACCCGACCTACCCACAGAACTTTCTTATTGGGTGGCGAGTAACCTCTATGGTGTGGCCTCAGAGCAGCAAGCACTGCTAGAAACACAGGATACTGTGCTTCGCCTGGAAAGAGAAGCGGAAATTTTGACGACTACTCGCAATCATTTAGCAGCCCGTGCTGTTCTCAAAGACACTTTTAATAATTCCTAA
- the rpsL gene encoding 30S ribosomal protein S12: MPTIQQLIRTEREKARQKTKSPALKQCPQRRGVCTRVYTTTPKKPNSALRKVARVRLTSGFEVTAYIPGIGHNLQEHSVVMIRGGRVKDLPGVRYHIIRGTLDTAGVKDRKQGRSKYGTKRPKEAKK; encoded by the coding sequence ATGCCAACAATACAGCAACTCATACGTACTGAACGCGAAAAAGCGCGTCAGAAAACGAAATCTCCAGCTCTGAAGCAATGCCCACAACGCCGGGGTGTTTGTACAAGAGTATACACAACAACACCGAAAAAGCCGAACTCAGCTCTACGTAAAGTAGCAAGGGTAAGACTAACCTCTGGATTTGAAGTCACAGCTTACATTCCAGGTATCGGTCACAACTTACAAGAACACTCAGTAGTCATGATTCGTGGCGGTCGGGTGAAAGACCTACCAGGTGTGAGATATCACATCATCCGTGGCACCTTAGATACAGCTGGAGTCAAAGACCGCAAACAAGGGCGTTCCAAGTATGGAACCAAGCGCCCGAAAGAAGCGAAAAAATAG
- a CDS encoding HesB/IscA family protein, translating into MIHLSQAAISEIGRLQLKQQSNALLRLTIKQGGCSGWFYDMSFDETVKTDDRVFNSSGIKVVIDDESFNYVNGLALDYSEDLMGGGFRFHNPQAIATCGCGNSFSIATSSHV; encoded by the coding sequence ATGATTCACCTGAGTCAAGCAGCCATTAGTGAAATTGGGCGATTACAGTTAAAACAGCAATCAAATGCTTTATTGAGACTAACAATTAAGCAGGGCGGCTGTTCTGGTTGGTTTTATGATATGTCTTTTGATGAAACTGTAAAAACTGATGATCGCGTGTTTAACTCAAGCGGTATTAAAGTGGTCATAGATGACGAAAGCTTTAATTATGTAAATGGGTTGGCATTAGATTATTCAGAAGATTTAATGGGTGGGGGTTTTCGCTTCCACAACCCTCAAGCGATCGCTACCTGTGGCTGTGGTAATTCCTTCTCCATTGCTACGTCCAGCCATGTTTAA
- a CDS encoding Rne/Rng family ribonuclease, which yields MPKQIIIAEQHQIAAVFSEDQIQELVVATGHHQIGDVYLGVVENVLPGIDAAFVNIGDPERNGFIHVTDLGPLKLKRTAAAITELLAPQQKVLVQVMKEPTGSKGPRLTGNITSPGRYVVLMPYGRGVNLSRRIKSESERNRLRALAILIKPAGMGLLVRTEAEGKPEEAIIEDLELLQKQWEAIQQEAHSTRAPALLNRDDDFIQRVLRDMYGADVNRIVVDSSTGLKRVKHYLQNWSGGQTPQGVLIDHHRDRSPILEYFRISAAIKEALKPRVDLPSGGYIIIEPTEALTVVDVNSGSFTRSATARETVLWTNCEAATEIARQLRLRNIAGVIVVDFIDMESRRDQLQVLEHFNKALKADKARPQIAQLTELGLVELTRKRQGQNVYELFGHTCPTCGGLGHIMHLPGETETRLPTTADLPERVDLGYGQSKVSLPHKEPRLPTTRITEPRETYDSFGEVFDGDSQMSPLDLINHPSYQEPGDNKRRQRIRRSRTGINGANGKDETGVTPLPLGFDNEPVLDAEVEAELEPARPEITLPTLGKSGWQERAERTPAGISRTTKVTKLEPVKPVVEPPEIRNVEMTLEEQDVFALMGVSPLLKLDQEVKSPKSVIINIIGADAQRTNTSESTSASTTITTLNTEINTEVNTEASLEVNTSEVELELKPLLKNTTEPISSETQSEESPLNINSTANRRRRRRSSALESDSSTGEDN from the coding sequence ATGCCAAAGCAAATTATCATCGCAGAACAGCATCAAATTGCTGCCGTCTTTTCTGAAGATCAAATACAAGAATTGGTTGTCGCCACCGGTCACCACCAAATCGGTGATGTCTATTTGGGTGTCGTAGAAAATGTATTACCTGGAATAGATGCCGCTTTTGTCAATATCGGCGACCCAGAGCGCAACGGCTTTATTCATGTAACTGATTTGGGGCCATTGAAGCTGAAGCGCACCGCCGCCGCAATTACGGAATTATTAGCACCACAGCAAAAAGTGTTGGTGCAGGTGATGAAAGAACCCACTGGCTCAAAAGGCCCAAGGCTGACCGGGAACATCACCTCACCTGGACGCTATGTAGTGCTGATGCCTTATGGTAGGGGTGTAAATTTATCCCGACGGATTAAAAGTGAAAGTGAGCGCAACCGTTTGCGGGCTTTAGCCATATTGATTAAGCCCGCCGGTATGGGTTTGCTAGTCCGTACCGAAGCCGAAGGTAAACCAGAAGAAGCCATCATTGAAGATTTGGAACTCTTGCAAAAGCAATGGGAAGCCATTCAGCAAGAAGCCCATTCCACCCGCGCCCCAGCTCTGCTGAATCGGGATGATGACTTCATTCAGCGCGTTCTCCGGGATATGTACGGTGCGGACGTGAATCGAATTGTCGTGGATTCTAGCACAGGCTTGAAACGAGTTAAACATTATTTGCAGAACTGGAGTGGAGGTCAAACACCACAAGGTGTATTGATTGACCATCACCGCGATCGCTCTCCCATTTTAGAGTATTTCCGCATCAGTGCAGCAATTAAAGAAGCCCTCAAACCCAGAGTAGACTTACCTTCTGGAGGTTATATTATCATAGAGCCGACAGAAGCATTAACGGTCGTCGATGTCAACTCCGGTTCCTTCACGCGTTCAGCAACAGCCAGAGAAACAGTTCTGTGGACAAACTGCGAAGCTGCAACCGAAATTGCTCGTCAGTTACGTCTGCGAAATATTGCCGGTGTCATAGTCGTTGACTTCATTGACATGGAGTCTCGCCGTGACCAATTGCAAGTTCTCGAACATTTTAATAAAGCACTCAAAGCCGACAAAGCTCGTCCTCAGATTGCCCAATTAACAGAGTTAGGTCTAGTAGAACTGACCCGTAAACGCCAAGGTCAAAATGTTTACGAATTGTTTGGTCATACTTGCCCAACTTGTGGTGGTTTGGGACATATTATGCATTTGCCAGGAGAAACAGAAACCCGATTACCGACAACAGCAGATTTACCAGAACGTGTTGACCTCGGCTACGGTCAGTCCAAGGTATCTTTGCCTCATAAAGAACCACGTTTGCCAACCACTCGCATCACCGAACCACGAGAAACTTACGATAGTTTTGGAGAAGTATTCGATGGTGATTCCCAGATGAGTCCCTTGGATTTAATCAACCATCCCAGCTATCAAGAACCAGGGGACAATAAACGTCGTCAACGCATTCGTCGTAGTCGCACGGGAATCAATGGAGCCAATGGCAAAGACGAGACCGGGGTTACTCCTCTACCACTAGGTTTTGACAATGAGCCAGTCTTGGATGCCGAAGTAGAAGCCGAACTAGAACCAGCCAGGCCAGAAATTACCTTGCCCACCCTCGGTAAATCAGGTTGGCAGGAAAGAGCAGAGCGCACCCCAGCCGGAATCAGTCGCACCACCAAAGTTACCAAACTTGAACCTGTTAAACCAGTGGTAGAGCCACCGGAAATTAGAAATGTAGAAATGACCCTAGAGGAACAAGACGTGTTTGCATTGATGGGAGTTTCTCCTTTGCTGAAATTAGATCAAGAGGTGAAAAGTCCCAAATCTGTGATTATTAATATTATCGGCGCAGATGCTCAAAGAACTAACACCAGTGAATCTACTTCAGCTTCCACCACAATCACAACACTCAATACTGAGATAAATACTGAGGTAAATACTGAAGCCAGTCTTGAAGTGAACACTTCAGAAGTTGAACTGGAACTCAAGCCTTTGCTCAAAAATACAACCGAGCCGATTAGTTCCGAAACACAATCGGAAGAAAGTCCACTCAACATCAATTCTACTGCTAACCGTCGCCGTCGTCGTCGTTCTTCCGCTCTAGAGTCAGATTCTTCTACAGGAGAGGATAATTAA
- the rpsJ gene encoding 30S ribosomal protein S10 — protein sequence MATLQQQKIRIRLQAFDRRLLDTSCEKIVDTANRTNATAIGPIPLPTKRKIYCVLRSPHVDKDAREHFETRTHRRIIDIYQPSSKTIDALMKLDLPSGVDIEVKL from the coding sequence ATGGCAACTCTACAGCAGCAGAAAATTAGAATTCGTTTACAAGCTTTTGACCGTCGTTTATTAGACACATCTTGCGAGAAGATTGTAGATACGGCAAACAGGACTAACGCTACAGCCATAGGCCCCATTCCTTTACCCACAAAACGCAAAATCTACTGTGTGCTGCGATCGCCTCACGTAGATAAAGATGCACGGGAACACTTTGAAACCCGCACCCATCGCCGGATTATTGACATTTATCAGCCTTCGTCTAAAACTATTGATGCCCTGATGAAACTAGATTTGCCCTCTGGTGTGGACATTGAAGTAAAACTATAA
- a CDS encoding DUF1997 domain-containing protein: MATQFTATQTVKINVPPQPIPIQYYLRQPQRLVNALADNSRIYQLSEEVFRLQMRPLSFMSLSIQPTVDLRIWAESNGTINLRSLSCEILGFEYINQRFALNLQGHLSLHELNGVTSLQGQADLEVQVEIPPPFSFTPKAILEATGNGLLKSVLMTVKQRLLHQLLADYRSWVRSQMAANPLETYGAELPILNQ; this comes from the coding sequence ATGGCTACCCAGTTTACTGCGACTCAAACTGTAAAAATTAATGTTCCACCACAACCTATTCCTATTCAATACTACTTACGTCAGCCTCAACGTCTAGTGAATGCTTTGGCTGATAATAGTCGAATATATCAGCTTTCTGAGGAGGTATTTCGCTTGCAAATGCGCCCCCTCAGCTTTATGTCTCTGAGTATTCAGCCTACGGTAGATTTGAGAATCTGGGCAGAATCAAATGGTACTATTAATTTGCGATCGCTAAGTTGTGAAATCCTCGGCTTTGAGTATATTAACCAGCGCTTTGCCTTAAATTTACAAGGACATTTGTCATTGCACGAACTAAACGGTGTTACTAGCCTGCAAGGACAAGCGGATTTAGAAGTTCAGGTGGAGATACCACCACCATTTTCCTTTACTCCCAAAGCAATCTTAGAAGCCACTGGCAATGGTTTGCTCAAGAGCGTACTGATGACGGTTAAACAACGCCTGCTACATCAACTTTTGGCTGACTATCGCTCGTGGGTGAGATCACAAATGGCAGCAAACCCGCTAGAAACTTACGGTGCAGAACTACCCATCCTCAATCAGTGA
- the rpsG gene encoding 30S ribosomal protein S7: MSRRGVIQRRPVPPDSVYNSRLVSMIIRRVMRHGKKSLAARLVYDAMKTIEERTGAAPLETFERAVRNATPLVEVKARRVGGATYQVPMEVRTDRGTTLALRWLVNFSRSRPGRTMASKLANELMDAANETGNAIRKREETHRMAEANKAFAHYRY; the protein is encoded by the coding sequence ATGTCTCGTCGTGGTGTTATTCAAAGGCGTCCAGTTCCGCCTGATTCCGTATATAACAGTCGCCTGGTAAGCATGATAATCCGGCGGGTGATGCGTCATGGAAAGAAATCACTGGCTGCAAGGCTGGTTTATGATGCCATGAAAACTATTGAAGAACGCACTGGTGCTGCTCCTTTGGAAACCTTTGAAAGAGCAGTGCGAAACGCCACACCTTTGGTGGAAGTAAAAGCTCGACGAGTTGGTGGAGCAACCTACCAAGTACCGATGGAAGTTCGCACAGACCGAGGTACAACTCTAGCCTTACGCTGGCTAGTCAATTTTTCTCGGTCTAGACCAGGGCGCACAATGGCAAGTAAATTAGCAAATGAGTTAATGGATGCTGCCAACGAAACCGGGAATGCAATTCGTAAGCGCGAAGAAACACACCGGATGGCAGAAGCTAACAAAGCTTTTGCCCACTATCGTTACTAA
- the pheA gene encoding prephenate dehydratase, with product MTISIAHLGPPGTYAEQATVFYANWLTQTTATKATCRPYSSIAQSLQAVASGQTQLAVVPVENSIEGSVTMTMDTLWQLDTLQIQLALVMPIAHAFISNATSLDSIQTVYSHPQALAQCQGWLGQFLPNVQLIPSNSTTEALQRLDQDMTAAAIASSRAAQIYHLPILASNINDYPENCTRFWVVSQSQDDLINTSPNPTHTSLAFSVPANLPGALLKPLQVFAQLGINLSRIESRPTKRSLGEYLFFIDLEADVKQAQMQSALAQLTTYAEIIKIFGSYHVLPISIEA from the coding sequence GTGACTATATCCATAGCTCATTTAGGGCCTCCTGGTACTTACGCAGAACAAGCAACTGTTTTTTATGCCAATTGGCTAACTCAAACAACAGCGACTAAAGCAACCTGTCGTCCGTATTCCAGCATTGCCCAATCACTCCAAGCTGTTGCTAGTGGACAAACCCAGTTAGCTGTTGTGCCAGTAGAAAATTCTATTGAAGGCAGCGTTACGATGACAATGGATACACTGTGGCAGTTGGATACATTACAAATTCAGTTAGCTTTAGTCATGCCCATTGCCCATGCTTTTATTTCTAATGCCACCAGTTTAGATAGTATTCAAACTGTTTATTCTCACCCACAAGCTTTGGCACAATGTCAAGGATGGTTGGGGCAGTTTCTCCCAAATGTGCAGCTAATACCCAGTAATTCTACAACTGAAGCACTACAGCGACTAGATCAAGACATGACAGCCGCCGCGATCGCCTCCAGCCGAGCGGCTCAAATTTATCACCTGCCGATATTAGCCAGTAATATTAATGACTATCCAGAAAACTGTACTCGCTTTTGGGTGGTCAGTCAAAGTCAAGATGATTTAATCAATACATCACCAAATCCGACTCACACCTCCCTAGCCTTCAGCGTCCCTGCGAATTTACCGGGAGCGCTTCTCAAACCGCTACAAGTATTCGCTCAACTAGGAATTAATCTCAGCCGAATTGAGTCTCGACCAACAAAGCGATCGCTAGGAGAATACTTGTTTTTTATTGACTTAGAAGCAGATGTCAAACAAGCACAAATGCAATCCGCTTTAGCACAATTAACTACCTATGCAGAAATCATCAAGATTTTTGGCAGCTATCATGTTCTACCCATTAGCATTGAAGCGTAA
- a CDS encoding ribonuclease HII has translation MVKCEEAATDICLPPLQPEPIWVELSSSSSGFPQLIAGIDEVGRGALFGPVVAAAVILPACAWPKLIAADIKDSKKLSASRRIELAAQICGMATDWRIGFASSAEIDQINILQATLLAMKRAVLKLKVSPQLCLVDGNQPMKDLLVRQETMVKGDERSLTIAAASIVAKVWRDDLIMRLALKYPLYHLHQNKGYGSPKHLAALQQYGASRLHRRSFRPCQITSVTNELSGC, from the coding sequence ATGGTGAAGTGTGAGGAAGCTGCAACAGATATTTGTTTACCGCCTCTCCAGCCAGAACCGATTTGGGTAGAGTTGTCTTCCAGTTCGTCAGGTTTTCCGCAGTTGATTGCCGGGATAGATGAAGTTGGGAGAGGCGCTCTATTTGGCCCTGTCGTTGCGGCGGCGGTGATTTTGCCTGCTTGTGCTTGGCCAAAACTGATAGCAGCTGATATTAAGGACAGTAAGAAGCTGTCTGCTTCTCGGAGAATTGAGTTAGCAGCGCAAATTTGTGGAATGGCCACTGACTGGAGGATTGGTTTTGCTTCAAGTGCGGAAATTGACCAAATAAATATTTTGCAGGCGACTCTGTTGGCAATGAAGAGGGCTGTGCTGAAACTGAAAGTCAGTCCTCAGCTATGCTTAGTTGATGGTAATCAGCCCATGAAGGATTTGTTAGTGCGGCAAGAAACAATGGTGAAGGGAGACGAGCGATCGCTTACTATAGCAGCAGCTAGTATTGTCGCTAAGGTTTGGCGCGATGACTTGATTATGCGTCTAGCATTAAAGTACCCCCTTTATCATCTGCACCAGAACAAAGGCTATGGCAGTCCCAAGCATTTGGCGGCGCTGCAACAATACGGGGCTTCACGACTGCATCGGAGGTCTTTTCGTCCTTGTCAAATCACTTCTGTGACTAATGAGCTTTCGGGATGTTAG